The following DNA comes from Nicotiana sylvestris chromosome 10, ASM39365v2, whole genome shotgun sequence.
TTGCGAAGATCCTGACAATACAAAAGGCAGCACAAATATTGTCAAAACACCAAGATTCCACGTTATATCTGAGACATTTCGCTAGATCTTTAAGTACTGGGAGAAAAtcaggagcaacaacaacaacaacccagtgagaTCCCACatgtagggtctggggagggtagtgtgtacgcagaccttacccctacttcggaggagtagagaggctatttctggTAGACCCTCGGcacaagaagaaaagaaacaatGTATCAGTAGCAGCAAAGGAATCCTAACAGATAACACCAGCAACACAATAACCAGAAAATAGAGAGCAAAGTATTAACACTAAGCATCAACAAAGGCTCAATACCACATACGCAAGGGAATAATATGTACATACAGGGCCGCTAAACATACTATAGCCTAACTTTCGACCCTAAAGAAGTATTAAGAACACAACTGAAGCCCCTAGCAGCCTAAAACAAGACACTATCATACAGGGAGAAAATACCTTGTCCCTAAATTATGTTGATTAACAAGAATGGAAGAGCAGAAATTAAAATGAAAAGTTGGTAGTTTACTCTGTGTGTGGTATTTATGTGTTGTACTTGAAGTTCTGTCTTGTTTTCCGTGACTTCGTAATGTTGAGGACACATAAACATCAGCTGTTGAGAGAGTATATGTGTTGGAATTAATAGTTTATCTCAAGCAGTATTgaggggaaaagaaaaaagaagaaaggagtcATGTTATGTCAGATTGTGGAACATTTTTTATTTCAAGCATCGTCGGCATATTGTTTCTTCTTTTccgttttttcctttttccttctgATGATATAGATTCACATTAGAAATGCACCCCccacccccccacccccaccccccaacaatacaaataattaaaaaaagtTGCCAAATGTAAAAACATAATGGTGACATTGTCCGTTTGTTGACCCTTAAGCATGCAACTATGCAGCAGATAGTCATAGTATCAGTGTATTAATTTCTACACTGCCCTTGATTCTAACAGTTTGTACTCGCTACAAAGTGGCGAGTGGTTGCCGGTGAAGAAAGCAATGAAATGGAGGTTCAGAAACAACGGGAGATGAGAGTGCTTGAAGCAATTTATCCACGTGAATCTTCCATTCCTCCAAAGTATGATACTTCAATCTTGTTGGAATTTTTCTATTTTGGTTTCTTCTTCTGATAATATTTTGCTGCTTTTTTTCCCCCTGTTGATCTCCATTTAGTTCTTGATGTTGCTTCTTCTAAAATTGGCTTTTTACTTCCACGCAGTCCTTCAATGGTTCCTGGAGAAGAGACTGTTCATATTGAGCAGAACACACCTGTTATACCCATAACTCCTGTTGAAGAGGAGGAAGTAGCAGATCCATCATTTGGTACTGTGCTACCTTCTAATGCAGTTAGCTCAAAGGCCCAGGTAATGCAGTCTGGAGTTCCTTTGTCCAACAAAAGTGCCGGAAATAACCTTCCAGCCCCTGGAATTTCATCGGCTGGAGTAGTTCCTGATGTGGAGCCTGATGTTGTAGCAGCAGCTCAGGCTGCTTTAACTGCACTCATGGCAGACAACGGCCAAGGAAATCTGATCGACCATGAGCTGCTCATAAAAATTTTGAGTGATCCAAAAATTGTTGGGCAATTGGTTACACAGCAAGGAGTAGGCACCAGCTCCCATAGCGTGCCACCTACAAGTACCCAAAATATGTCTGCTGCTAGTAACGTGCCCAACCCAAGGCCACATGCATCAAGTAGTACTGCTCCACCTCAGGCTGTAGTCAGTCGAGCTGATCCATCTTTCATTCATACAGGTAGAACAGATCCTCCTGCAGGTCAAGTCAGTAGAACAGAACTAGTTATGCCCTTGGTGGCAGGTGCTTCTAATGGGCCCTTCCACTCTGCTCCAAGTAGGATAGGACCCATTCCCAGTTTGAGGCCTCGTGTACCTGAGGTCGTATCAGCTCCTTTACCTTCTGTAGGAGCTCCAGTACCAACCGTGTCAACACCTTCTTCGTCTATGCCAGCACCTGTAGCTAGGGACATCAACTATTACAAGAGTCTCATTCAGCAACATGGAGGAGAAAGACAAGAAACATTGCCACAGTATAGCAACCGAAACAACCAACATTTAGGTTCAGCTCAAGAATCAATAAATGCCTCTAATTTTAGAGATTCAAAACCTAAGATAATGAAGCCTTGCATCTATTTTAATAGTTCAAAGGGATGCCGCCATGGCGTGAACTGTGCATATTTACATGATGCATCCTCACAACAGAGAGTTGGTAGCTTGCCAGAGGTGCAAAATTCAAAGAGAATGAAAATGGATAGGGAGATTACTGGTACATAGTAATGCAGTTGGCACTTCCGTGTACATTATTTTTTTCTCAAGAGGAATTGCCTGTTGCAGCTCGGCCATTTTCCCCCCTTTTTACCTTCTTTCTTTATTCCCTACAATTAGTCAATTTCGTTAAATACTTTATCAAGATATGTCGGGTTCTTGCCCCAATTACTTTAAAAATCAGTGATAAATgccttctcttttctttattgGTTCTTTTATTATGATGCATGATGCCCAATACCTCCAATGAAGTTATTCTTTTATGAGTTATGCGTTCTAGTGTTATTCTAATGGCTGGACCTAAGCATTTCGAGTCTTCTttgcaacccccccccccccggcaaCTCCCACCCCCCATTTGTATAATGCTACCCATCAGACTTGTAAAGTACCTATAAAGAAGTTGATATAAACACAAGTTTGATATGTGGGGGTAACGTGATCTTTTATCACCACGACAAAGTACCTATAGTTAATTTGACTAATGTTAAGAATAAAACAATTTAACCCTTCAAACTTTTGTGTTCTATTGAAGAAGACAACATCTAACTCGAGGTGTCTTAGCAAATGAAGACAATGGTTAGGTGGAGTAACAGGAAAATTCATAGCTGGACATTTTTGAAGTGTTCAAATATTGATAGCCATAATGTACTCTTGTAAAAAAGTAGCTAAATGCTACGCTAAGTATAGTTAGTAGATGGAAGTTTAGTTGTTGTTGGATGAACATATCTCAGGTTCTGTAAATCTTGACAAGGTAGTTGGCTTAGATGGTGTAACTTGTCTTAGTTACAgaatttcacaagaaaaagaaaatgaaaggtaTCAAGAAATCTGAGAAATTACAATGGAGTGAAGAAATTGCAATGGCCTAATAAATTTTTAACAGATATATACTGATGGTGAAGCGAATTATAATATATTTTAGTAGGTTATCTCTTATATTTCATGTGAATAATCTCACTTATTATGGTTGTGATTCTCTTTTAAGTTAATAAAcgtttctacattcttttacacaATCAACGTAAAGAAAGACTAAAATAAATTGCATAGGCCTACTATTTGCCCTGATTTAACTAATATACACCGTCaatattatttttttacacttCCGTAAATTTTAGCTCGCGATAATAGGCTAGTTACTATTTGTACTAGATTAacaattaatatttataaatcaTCAATATAGCAAACTTACAAGAAGAATTTACCTAAATAGTCGGTCACCCCccttaaattaaaaaatagttGGCGGATGAATAACACATGTATAAACATGTGTAATCAATATATACtgactaaaaaaataaataaccAACTCAACCGACTATTTGTATAAAGATCTATTAGAACTCATTAGGCCTAGACAATTTCTTAGGACAGGTGCTCATATAGTCATTCTCAGGGATACAATTTAGGGATTAATCAGTAtttattttgtcctgaaattttaaaactATAAATTTGAACTTCAAGATAACCGAAGACATTTTTGTCCTGAAAAATTGAACTGAAAAGCTGAAATTCAGGATGCACTGGCTAATTTCTAAATAACAACCCTTTAAAGTGGTtacctggtgtcatttctacCAATTTCTCTTAGGTTGTTGGGTCTACTGGATGGCCCAATGTTCTTTGAGGACCCCTCCACTTGAGGATTTGTTGTAAAAATAAcatggtatagccagttttcggactgatcattcaaaaatagccagcgtttacgaagttaatgaaaaataaccactactttgctgcaacagagaccggtccagcataatataccggagttcggtgcatctgtgtatgaactccaacatattatgctggaccggtatactttgttgactccagtataatatactggagactggagcaccggtgctccaaactccagtatattatactggacaattatacttgctagaactccagtatattatgttggagttctagtgtacttatgctggaactccatcatattatgctggagttccagcatacttatcctggaactccagtataatatactgacgtattttccgggttttgaacaatatttttgctcagatttatctttacatgaaaagtggctaaatttcaattacttttgaaactgggctatttttgaacaaccagttgtaaatctggctatttttaaatttctcccggATTTGTTGCTACAGATATCAAGGGAAGGTCTAAAGGATGTTTTAAGTTATTCTCTCCATTTAATTATATGTGGGTATGTTAGAATGCTATAAAATCGTCATTAATGGTAAAATAGAAACTTTAAGATtaagttatttttaatttttttcaaagGAATAAAAGGAAAATAGTGTTCTTTAAGAATGCCAATgtcaaatttaaaaataaaaatttattcaaAATTTATCTATTGTAAAATTAAACATATATATTTGATATTATATTCaaaatattatattttcaaaCTAATAAACCAAACATCTATAATAAAAAGTATATCCAATAgatattttctttattatttaaTCTACATATTATAATCCTTACATTATAATTTTTATATTACTTATTtgcaaaccaaacgaccccaagaTATATAAAAAGTAAACCCAAAGAAGATGTGTTAGTTTACTCAAAATCTTACGAGATTAGGGGTCCTAGATGCATTACGTTTGAGCCCTGTTATCAATGATTACTCAATGACTTGCAACAATTtcacttattattattattattattactattattatacAATCTTTAAATCTTAATATCGGTTAGTTGGTTTCATTATATCCCTTGATATAGGCCCCCAAAACAATATTATATGTCTAAAGTAGGCCGTAGGGCCCCTCCAGAAAATCCAGATGAAAATGAAAGTAGTCTATGGCTGACGTGAGGCATGAGCCTAACAAATAAAAAAATTGGCTGTTGTTTGAGGTTCGGTAAATTAATGATGCAGGTTGGATCGCTGGTTGATGGAGTTTATAAGTTTGAGGTTCATCTTAATCCGATACTTTTTATACGAAACATAATATATTAGGAGGAAATTTATAAAAGAAAATTAACAAATATAATATTTGTATTCATTATTTAAAAGTGCGATACTTCAATGATAAGAACTTTAAAGGCTGAATTCAtcaagcttaaatattttttttataataaaataatatagaGAGGGGGAGAGAGAGCTGAAGAAGGAAAGCGGACCTAAAATTAATTTGTAGTACTATGTGTGTTTGGTGTGAAAGAATAAAATGTTTTCTGAAAAATGacttattttttgtaaaatatttttttggaaaagtAATTAATATGGAGTTTGGTTGGTTTGTATGAAAATTACATATTAaatcaaaaatagaaaataatattAGCTGTCAGCATAAGGATACCGTTTTCTCAAATTTTTGTATATTGATAATGATATGCATTATATAAGTGTTCGCTATATATAACAACATCTGAAGTTACAATTCATACAGTTATGAAAGGACTCTTGGGTAACGGTAAAGTTATTTTTATATGATCTATAGGTTACCGATTTAAACCGTATAAATAGTCACTATGCAACTTTTTTTTATCTTCATTTGATAAAATAAATTTTCCGACAACCAAACACTTGCTTTCGGGTAAATATTTAACTTGAACCTTAACATATTTCCATGTGCTCTCTCTCTTTCGAtcctgcttttctctctcttaatgATCACAGAATCAAAAGAAGTCCATATCTTGATAGGATTCTGTGAGCAAGTAGTAGTAATACCTTTTTGTTTTCGAGGAACGGCGAATCATAACGAGTACAGTATATTATATTATGACAAGAGAAAAACAGTTGGTTAGCCTCTTGAATCTTTGTCTGGTTTagaatacagattttaaaattttgacattctGACAAACACGATTTCAAAGATCTTTACCGATATGAATGAAAGCATcttcatatttttttttgttgaagttttagAAGGCTACTACCATATGCCATATGCATAATAGCGTAAGAGACGGTATCCTTGGTTTGTACATATTAGGTTATCAGTGTCATTCGGTGTTAATAATAGGAAATTCTGGCTTCTTGCTGTTTTAGCTAATTAACGTTAGATGTGTTTTTCGGTTCCATTACGTGCATTGAGCCCCAATTAATCGAGATTTTCCTTGCATACTTCCCAATAAAGAGGATAACCCTCCTTACCATGATTTTTATATTACCATAGCTCGAACGTGAAGTAATCTTGGGTTTCTTAGCCGGATGAGAAATACagagaaatagagatagagagagacaaaGAAGAAGATAGCAAAATAGAAAAATGATCTGTTATTTTTCTCTTAGCTTTGGAGAATAGATACAGTGTGTTTATATAGCCATATTAGAGGCTAACCATCATTAACAAACTTAACAGCTATTAGACTCTTAACTAACTATCTTAACTGACTAATATAACTAACCGATATTGAAATGACTAAACTACTCTTACGACTTATTATGTTACACCTTCCTTTACATCCCCCTCAAGCTAGGTACCGAGAAAATATTCAGAATTCATAGCTTGGAAGATAGGTATTGGTGCTGAGCTTTGTTAAGTCCTTAAGTCAGAATATTTGCAGGTTGTTCCTTGGTGGCAATGTATGTTGTCTTGACTAATCTTTAAATGATTTTCTCCCTAATAAAGTGATAATCGATTTCAGTATGTTTTGTTCTTTCATGGTAGATAGGATTTGCTGC
Coding sequences within:
- the LOC104235802 gene encoding zinc finger CCCH domain-containing protein 6 — translated: MRGQQKSKRVTWASDVNLCQVRLFLSEESPAQVGLGAQDHLQAKISCPLHAGILVFDDNLPPGFESAQPASLWKNKLAQIPVIKWTRPPSFVLATKWRVVAGEESNEMEVQKQREMRVLEAIYPRESSIPPNPSMVPGEETVHIEQNTPVIPITPVEEEEVADPSFGTVLPSNAVSSKAQVMQSGVPLSNKSAGNNLPAPGISSAGVVPDVEPDVVAAAQAALTALMADNGQGNLIDHELLIKILSDPKIVGQLVTQQGVGTSSHSVPPTSTQNMSAASNVPNPRPHASSSTAPPQAVVSRADPSFIHTGRTDPPAGQVSRTELVMPLVAGASNGPFHSAPSRIGPIPSLRPRVPEVVSAPLPSVGAPVPTVSTPSSSMPAPVARDINYYKSLIQQHGGERQETLPQYSNRNNQHLGSAQESINASNFRDSKPKIMKPCIYFNSSKGCRHGVNCAYLHDASSQQRVGSLPEVQNSKRMKMDREITGT